CATGGAGACCGCCGGGCCCATACACAACTACTACGCCAACCGCTACATGGATCTCGCCCTGGACGACGCCCTGGTCGAACTCACCACCAACAGCCGCACGGTACCCCTGGTCGTCCAACTGCTTTCATACAACATCCACCTCATGCGGGGACATCTCATCTACAAGTACCCCCAGGCCGCTTCCGACGAGCCGCTCTATCCGGACGGCGACGGCCGCTCCTTCCGAAACTGGCACCGTGACCTCAACAACTTCACGCCGGACCACCCCATCCGTGGCACGGTGGCGATCCGGGTGGGCTACTGCCTGACGGACTTCCCCTCGCCCGACGCGGGGGTGACCATGCTCGTCCCCGGCAGCCACAGGCTGAACGAGGCCCTGCGGTTCAAGAAGGGCGCGCTCGATCCTCCGGAGTTCGTCGAACCGGCGCTCGAGGCAGGCGACGCCTATATCTTCAGCACCAGCACCTATCACACGCCCGCCGTCAACTTTACCCGCGATACCACCAAGGTACTCCTCGTCAGCTACGCCTACCGCTGGTGGGCCCAGTAGCATCCCACGCCGTCCGATGAGGTGCTCGAAAGCATGGATCCAATCACGGCGCAACTCTTCTGCCAGCCCCGGGAAGGAGACGACGTGCCCTTGCGCGCATGGGCGGCGGAACACGGCCTTCCGGTGGAAGATCCGCCCATGCGGGTGTTCGAGTAAAGGAGCCAACATGCCCACGTCAGACTGGCCTGAACTGGCCGAGGACGCGCAGAGTAGATGGAACATGAACGCCGGATTCTGGGACGACTACATGGGCGAACACAGCAACGATTTCCACAACCTGCTGGTGCGGCCCGCCATGGATCGGCTGCTGGCCGTTGAACCCGGGGACGAAGTGCTGGACATTGCTTGCGGGAACGGGAACTTCTCGCGTTTTCTCGCCGGGCTGGGCGCACGGGTCACGGCGATCGACGGAAGCGCCGGGATGATCGAAAAGGCGCGGAATCATTCGGAAGGCCATGGGACCGGTGCATCAGAAAACGAAACCGCGGGCGAAATCGACTACTGCGTGATCGACGTGACGGATACGAAGGAGTTGGAAGGACTGGGGAGGAATAGCTTCGATGCGGCCGTATCCAACATGGCCGTCATGGACATGGCCGAGGTCGGACCGATGTTCGGCGCCGTGCACGGCCTACTGAAACCTGGCGGCGTTTTCGTCTTCAGCCTCACACACCCGTGCTTCCAGGCGCCGTACGCTGTTCGGTATGCGGAGCAGGTAGACCAGGATGGGAGAATGATTCAGAAAGTCGGGATCAAGATCGACCGTTATCTGACGCCGCAGCCCTTCGAGGGACTGGCCATCGTGGGCCAGCCCGTGCCCAACTTGATCTTTCACCGGCCCCTGTCCGCACTGCTGGCCTCGTGTTTCGAAGCGGGGTTCGTGCTGGACGGTCTGGAGGAACGCGCCTTCGACGAAAGCGTGGAAGCCGACCGCGAGTTATCCTGGGCGAACTTCAGGGAAACACCGCCCATGATGGCCGTGCGGCTGCGGCGGCTTCAGTGAGTGAGGCGGCGC
The genomic region above belongs to Gemmatimonadota bacterium and contains:
- a CDS encoding class I SAM-dependent methyltransferase encodes the protein MPTSDWPELAEDAQSRWNMNAGFWDDYMGEHSNDFHNLLVRPAMDRLLAVEPGDEVLDIACGNGNFSRFLAGLGARVTAIDGSAGMIEKARNHSEGHGTGASENETAGEIDYCVIDVTDTKELEGLGRNSFDAAVSNMAVMDMAEVGPMFGAVHGLLKPGGVFVFSLTHPCFQAPYAVRYAEQVDQDGRMIQKVGIKIDRYLTPQPFEGLAIVGQPVPNLIFHRPLSALLASCFEAGFVLDGLEERAFDESVEADRELSWANFRETPPMMAVRLRRLQ
- a CDS encoding phytanoyl-CoA dioxygenase family protein, encoding MEFTPLTPDQRAHFREHGYLIVKNAIDDDLRNRVMAVGDRFMETAGPIHNYYANRYMDLALDDALVELTTNSRTVPLVVQLLSYNIHLMRGHLIYKYPQAASDEPLYPDGDGRSFRNWHRDLNNFTPDHPIRGTVAIRVGYCLTDFPSPDAGVTMLVPGSHRLNEALRFKKGALDPPEFVEPALEAGDAYIFSTSTYHTPAVNFTRDTTKVLLVSYAYRWWAQ